GTTGGAACTGATGATGTCGGTGAGGCGGTTGAAGACGGCGTTGAGCAGCTCCTGCAGCTGGGTCGGCTCCATCCTCTCGGACATCTTGGTGAAGCCGCGCATGTCGCAGAACATCACCGTGAGTTCCTTGTTGGCGGCCTTCATCGAGTACGCCTCCGGGTCCTTCACCATCTCGTCGACCAGCTCGGGCGGGACGTAGGTGCCGAACAGGTTGGCGAGCTCGCGCTTGCTGCGGCTTTCGACGAAATAGCCGTAGCTCATATTGAGGGCGAAGGCGGTGATGCACATGACCAGCGCCGCGGCCAGCGGCAGCACCAGTCCCTCGGCCGAGTACAGGTAGACGTTCAGGCTGACCAGCGCCGCGATCACCGCTGCGCTCGCCAGCACCGCCCGCGTGGCCGACAGCAGGGGCAGCGTGAAGGCGAGCGTGAGCCCGGCCAGCAGCAGCACCACCGCGTCATAGCCCACCGCGTAGTCGGGCCGGAACAGCACCTTGCCATCCAGCAGGCCGGAAATCACGTTGGCATGCGCTTCGACGCCAGGGTAGGCCTCGCCCACCGGGGTGGCCCGCAGGTCGAGCAGGCCCTGGGCAGTGGTGCCCACCAGGATGATCTTGTCCTTCAGGCTGCCGGGCGGCAGGCGCCGGCCGATCACGTCGGCGGCCGAGACGTAGCGGTAGCTGCCGCCGCTCACGCCGCCGGCGCCGCGGAACGGCACCAGGCTGCTCACCTTGTCATCCACCGGAATGGCGACGGTGCCCTTGGGATGCCGCAGCAGCACGCTCTCCAGCCCGCCGTAGCTGCGCGAGCCGAAGAACTTCTCGCGCGGAAAGCCCGGCGCGACCTCGGGCAGCCCGACCAGCAGGCGGTACATGGCCAGCGAGAGCGCCTCGTAGTACTCGCCCTTGTATTCGGAAAGCAGCGGGATCGCCCGCAGCACGCCGTCGCTGTCGACCACCGGGTTGAAGAAGCCCGCCATGGGCGCCTGTGTCGCGAGCTGCTCGATGTTGGCGCCGTAGCCGCTCCAGCCGATGAAGCGGATCGGGCGTCCCTGCAGCTCACTCCTTCGCATCACCGGGGCGGGCAGCACGCCCTTGGCCTGGGTCTCGCCGGTGAAGTAGTAGCCCAGGACCACCGGCCGCTTCTGCAGCGACTTGGCGAGCAGCGCGTCGTAGTCGAGCGAGGCCTGCATCTGGTTGAGGCGCTCGACGAAGCCGGGCTGGTCCTTCAGCTCGGCCTGCGCGAGCTGGCGCAGGCGCTTGAGGCCCGAGCTCTCGTCGGCTTCGGCGAAGACCACGTCGAACCCCAGCACCGAGGCCTGCTGCCGGTCGAACAGCTCGTCGACCATCTCGGCGACCCGGTTGCGCCCCCAGGGCCAGTGGCCGATTTCGTCCAGGCTTTTTTCGTCGATGTCGACGATGACGATCCGCTCATCGAGCGTGCGCGGCATGGTGGCGCGCAGCCGGGCGTCGTAGATGATGTCGTCCAGGCGCTGCAGCACGCCCAGGTGCAGCGCCCCGGTCGCGTGCAGCAGGGCGAACACCAGCGGAATCAAGGTCACCGCGATGCGCGGCCAGTGTCTGGACAGCGAGCCCATCGGCCCCGACCCCCTCGTTGTGAAGCGGCGTCTCCCGCGCCGCGCGCGCCTGATCAGGCCTGCACGAACTGCATCTGCGTGCCCGCCAGCTCCAGCATGTCGCCGTTCTTCAAGGTGACGGGATCGGCGCTGATCGCCGCGCCGTTGAGCGTGGGCTTGTTGCTGCCTTCCACGTGCGCGACGACGAATCCGTGCGGCCGCTTGGTGATCGCCGCCACGGCCACGCCGGGCTTGCCGATGGTGGTGACGACCTTGACCAGCGGCACCTGGCGGCCGGCGGCGGCGCCGGACAGCACCTTGATGCTGGCGGTCTGGGCGGCGAGTTCGCCGGCCTGGGTCGGGGCGCCGGCCGGCGCCGGGGCCGTCGCGGGCTTGGCGACCGGCGGCGGAACCGCGCCGGCCTTGAGGATCATGGTCTTCTCGAAGGTGGGCCCGGCCGCCTCGCTGATGAACTTGATCTTGTACTTGCCGATCTCGACCGTGTCGTTGTTCTGCAGCAACTGCTTCTTGACCGCCTTGCCGTTGACGTAGGTCCCGTTGGTGCTGTTGAGGTCCTCGAGGTAGACCTCCTGGCCGCTCATCTGCAGGACCGCGTGCTCGCCGCTTACCGCCAGGTTGTCGATGACGATGTCGTTGTAAGGACGGCGGCCCAGCGTGGTCCGGTCCTTGGTCAACTGCACTTCCTTGATGACAACACCGTCGATCGAAACGATCATTTTCGGCATGCCCAGCTCCTGTTCGTGTAACTCATCATTATCGGCAAACTACCGGCAACTCACTTCCCCAGCAGGCGCGACAGCAGCCCGCGCCTCCTGGGCCCCTCGCTGACCCGCGCCAGCAGCACCGAGATGTTGTCCCGGCCCCCGTTCGCATTGGCCGCGTCGATCAGCAGTGCCGCTTTCTGCTCCAGGGGCGCATCCTGGCCCAGGATGGCAGCAATGCCACCATCATCCACCATGTCCGACAGCCCATCCGAGCACATGATGTAGATATCCCCGGGTTCCACCACGTGTTCGTTGACTTCCAGCAACACCGCGTCCTCGACCCCGAGCGCCCGCGTCACCAGATTCTTGTTGGCGGAGGTGGCCGCCTGCTCCAGCGTGATCAGGCCGGCGTCGATCTGCTCCTGCAGGAGCGAGTGGTCCTTGGTGATCTGCGTGAACTGCGCGCCGCGCAGCCGGTAGCAGCGCGAATCGCCGATGTGGCCGAGCATCAGCCGGTCGTCCTGGAACACGCCCAGCACCAGCGTGGTTCCCATGCCGCTGTACTGGGGGTTGGAATTGGCGGCGTTGAAGATCGACCGGTTGGCGTTGTCGACGCAGATCTCCATCGCCCGGCGGACTTCGCGGGAATTGGCGCTGCGTCCGGCCTGCGCCAGCCAGCGCCCGAGCTCGGACTTGATGAAGGTGGTCGCCATCCCGCTGGCGATCTCGCCGGCGTTGTAGCCGCCCATGCCGTCGGCCAGGATGCCGAGCCGGACCGGCTCGTCGAGCGTCACCGAGTCTTCGTTGTTCTCTCGCGAGAGCCCCGGGTCGGTGCGAATGCAGAACTCGTAATTCATGGAAAGGCGCGTCAGCGCGGCGCGTCGTTTTTCTCGTCTGCGCCCGGATTGCGGACCACGGCCGTCTTCTCGAAGCCGCCGGCCACCTCATCCATGGGCGCGATCGCATCATAGCGGGCGCCGACCACGGTGGGCTCGTGGGCCGGCAACTCGGTCGGCCGCGGCATCAGCACCGTCCGGTCAGCCTCGGCCGGCGTGGCGGCCCCGCGCACCGGAGCCGCCGCGGTCGCCAGCGGCGAGCCGGCCGGCTCCGCCAGCACCGAGCGCAGGTCGGCGGCCAACTGGTCGCCGCTCTGGAAGCGGGCCTCCGGCCGCTTGGCCAGCGCGGCCGCCACGATGCCGGCCAGCCGCTGCGGGACTTCCGGGCGGATGACGCGGATGTCCGGGGCCTCCTCGTTGGCGATCTTGTACATCAGCTCGGCCATCGAGTCGCCGCGGAACGGCAGCACACCCGCCAGCATCTGGAACAGCATCACGCCCAGCGAATACAGGTCGGAGCGGCCATCCACCTTCTTGCCGGCGATCTGCTCCGGCGACATGAAGCTGGGCGTGCCCAGCACCAGGCCGGTCTTGGTCTTGCTCGAATCGGTGATGCGCGCGATGCCGAAGTCGGTCACCTTCACCGTGTCGGAGTCGAACTCGTACATGATGTTGGCCGGCTTGATGTCGCGGTGCACCACGTTCTGCCGGTGGGCATAGGCCAGCGCCTCGGCCACGCGGGCGACGATGGACACCACCCTGGGGATGGGCAGCAGGTGGCCGTCCTTGCAGTACTCCACCAGGTCCCGGCCCTTGAGAAACTCCATCGCGATGTACGCCAGGTCGTGCTCTTCGCCGGCGTCGAAGATGGTCACGATGTTCTGATGCTGCAGGCGGCCCGCGGTTTCCGCCTCGCGGAAGAAACGCTCGCGGGCATCGTTCAGCTCCTCGCCCTCGAACTCCTGCGACAGGGCCATGGTCTTGATGGCGACCACCCGGCCGATCTTCGGGTCCTTGCCGAGGTAGACCACGCCCATGGCGCCCTTGCCGAGCTCCTTCTCGACCTGGTAGCGCCCGAGCATGGGTTTCTCGACGGCGCCGCCGTCCAGCAGCAGGGTGCCGCCGGGATGGGCGCCACCGCCGCCCAGGATCACCGTCTCGGACAGGTTCCTGGCCCGGTTGAGCTTGGACTGCAGGTCCTTGTAGTCCTTGTTGTAGGCGGCCATGTGCTCGTACACGGCCTGCGCCTTGTTGAACTGGCGCTTGCGCTCGAAGTCGAGCGCCAGGTTGTACAGGTTGGCCATCAGCTCGTCGCCCAGGGGCACCCGGCGAAAGCGGTCGAAAGCCATGTCCAGCTGGCCCTGGCCTTGCAGCGCCAGGCCCATCATGCGGTTGGTCTCGGCCGACTCCTCGTCGGACTTGAGCTTGCCGGCCTCGGTCACGAGGAAGCGCTTGGTGGTCAGGGCCAGGTGGCCGATGACCAGCAGGGTGGCAGGCATGACCAACGGCAGCGAGGTCGCCGCGGAAGACAGCATCCCGTATTCGGTGCCCAGCAGCAAGATGAATACCGTTGCCGTCAAACCCGCGCCCAAGGCTGCGGAGAGCCGCGGCAAGGCTGCGATCAGGTAGGCGGCGATCAGGACCACCACGAGCGCGCGGGCCAGGCCGGCCCAGGAGGGCTCGACGATGAAGTGCTCGCTCAGGACGCTGGAGGTCACGTGCGCGATGTAGTCGGCAGCGGACAGGCCGGCGTAGCCCGGAGTCGGGAATAGCTGGCCGAGGCCATTGGCCGTGGCGCCGACGATCACGATCTTTCCCGCGTACTTTTCCGGCGGTATCTTGCCCGACAGGACGTCATAGAAAGAATCACGCGCATAGGGCAGCTTGCCGTCCTTGAGCGCGTAGAACTGCGCCTGCATCAGGCTCGACTCGTCGGCGCGCACCTTGAGCTTGCCCAGCTGCACAGACTCGCCCGGGTTCAGCTTGATGTCGGTGGGCCGCAGGTTCAGGCTGTGCGC
Above is a window of Ramlibacter tataouinensis DNA encoding:
- a CDS encoding FHA domain-containing protein, which codes for MPKMIVSIDGVVIKEVQLTKDRTTLGRRPYNDIVIDNLAVSGEHAVLQMSGQEVYLEDLNSTNGTYVNGKAVKKQLLQNNDTVEIGKYKIKFISEAAGPTFEKTMILKAGAVPPPVAKPATAPAPAGAPTQAGELAAQTASIKVLSGAAAGRQVPLVKVVTTIGKPGVAVAAITKRPHGFVVAHVEGSNKPTLNGAAISADPVTLKNGDMLELAGTQMQFVQA
- a CDS encoding CHASE2 domain-containing protein, which codes for MGSLSRHWPRIAVTLIPLVFALLHATGALHLGVLQRLDDIIYDARLRATMPRTLDERIVIVDIDEKSLDEIGHWPWGRNRVAEMVDELFDRQQASVLGFDVVFAEADESSGLKRLRQLAQAELKDQPGFVERLNQMQASLDYDALLAKSLQKRPVVLGYYFTGETQAKGVLPAPVMRRSELQGRPIRFIGWSGYGANIEQLATQAPMAGFFNPVVDSDGVLRAIPLLSEYKGEYYEALSLAMYRLLVGLPEVAPGFPREKFFGSRSYGGLESVLLRHPKGTVAIPVDDKVSSLVPFRGAGGVSGGSYRYVSAADVIGRRLPPGSLKDKIILVGTTAQGLLDLRATPVGEAYPGVEAHANVISGLLDGKVLFRPDYAVGYDAVVLLLAGLTLAFTLPLLSATRAVLASAAVIAALVSLNVYLYSAEGLVLPLAAALVMCITAFALNMSYGYFVESRSKRELANLFGTYVPPELVDEMVKDPEAYSMKAANKELTVMFCDMRGFTKMSERMEPTQLQELLNAVFNRLTDIISSNRGTIDKYMGDCVMAFWGAPVDIPHHAPLAVKAAIEMAGAVRQINEEHRAKGIPEIGIGIGLNTGTMCVGDMGSENRRAYTVIGDAVNLGSRLEGLSKAYGVEIVASETTRKQAPDFAWQELDRVRVKGKEQAVAIYRPLAPAAGLERPLLDELKAWGAFLRAYRAQDWEQSDVLMLNLQRMNAKKYLYELYSERVASMRLLPFDPEWDGATNFETK
- a CDS encoding Stp1/IreP family PP2C-type Ser/Thr phosphatase; translated protein: MNYEFCIRTDPGLSRENNEDSVTLDEPVRLGILADGMGGYNAGEIASGMATTFIKSELGRWLAQAGRSANSREVRRAMEICVDNANRSIFNAANSNPQYSGMGTTLVLGVFQDDRLMLGHIGDSRCYRLRGAQFTQITKDHSLLQEQIDAGLITLEQAATSANKNLVTRALGVEDAVLLEVNEHVVEPGDIYIMCSDGLSDMVDDGGIAAILGQDAPLEQKAALLIDAANANGGRDNISVLLARVSEGPRRRGLLSRLLGK
- a CDS encoding CHASE2 domain-containing serine/threonine-protein kinase; translation: MGTIVVAAVLTLNQSTDAINTLERRFYDFGVTSSARQPSDKVAVITIDEQSIANIGRWPWSRDVHAQMIDKLVQGKAKTVVETVLFFEPQVDRGLVFVRKLKEALGPAADPAQNEGVARLLEEAEQTLDADAKLAASISKAGNVLLPALFDLSEPQGRPDQPLPAAVARNALPDTGNFSVAASQGQYPIEPLAKAAAGVGHLNQRYDGDGTVRRDPLLVNYFGQAVPSLSLLAVAHSLNLRPTDIKLNPGESVQLGKLKVRADESSLMQAQFYALKDGKLPYARDSFYDVLSGKIPPEKYAGKIVIVGATANGLGQLFPTPGYAGLSAADYIAHVTSSVLSEHFIVEPSWAGLARALVVVLIAAYLIAALPRLSAALGAGLTATVFILLLGTEYGMLSSAATSLPLVMPATLLVIGHLALTTKRFLVTEAGKLKSDEESAETNRMMGLALQGQGQLDMAFDRFRRVPLGDELMANLYNLALDFERKRQFNKAQAVYEHMAAYNKDYKDLQSKLNRARNLSETVILGGGGAHPGGTLLLDGGAVEKPMLGRYQVEKELGKGAMGVVYLGKDPKIGRVVAIKTMALSQEFEGEELNDARERFFREAETAGRLQHQNIVTIFDAGEEHDLAYIAMEFLKGRDLVEYCKDGHLLPIPRVVSIVARVAEALAYAHRQNVVHRDIKPANIMYEFDSDTVKVTDFGIARITDSSKTKTGLVLGTPSFMSPEQIAGKKVDGRSDLYSLGVMLFQMLAGVLPFRGDSMAELMYKIANEEAPDIRVIRPEVPQRLAGIVAAALAKRPEARFQSGDQLAADLRSVLAEPAGSPLATAAAPVRGAATPAEADRTVLMPRPTELPAHEPTVVGARYDAIAPMDEVAGGFEKTAVVRNPGADEKNDAPR